In one window of Bdellovibrio bacteriovorus W DNA:
- a CDS encoding hypothetical protein (COG2902 NAD-specific glutamate dehydrogenase) — protein MIFQKTIVLISLIFSAQVASAEWGMAVGSGGYMGKTNMSAVYVSQNKKHMTTMGVGKTAGILGDDIHQVNVKYLYLPFKYSYQKTHWNIVSVGVLAARCMCEETFVQNSSKYPEKNYYDNTAYRFGLVFESHVTLDNWSLYWDWTLLDQLAIVVANNDRYANRPDYYLASGIGVRYFF, from the coding sequence ATGATATTTCAAAAGACCATAGTGCTGATCTCTCTTATCTTTAGCGCACAAGTCGCATCGGCTGAATGGGGTATGGCTGTGGGTTCTGGCGGCTATATGGGAAAGACCAATATGAGTGCGGTGTATGTTTCCCAGAACAAGAAACATATGACAACCATGGGTGTGGGAAAAACGGCTGGAATTCTTGGTGATGATATTCATCAGGTCAACGTGAAGTATTTGTATTTGCCCTTTAAGTATTCTTATCAGAAAACTCATTGGAACATTGTCTCAGTAGGAGTTTTAGCGGCTCGATGTATGTGTGAAGAGACGTTTGTGCAAAACTCGTCTAAGTATCCAGAAAAAAATTACTATGACAATACCGCCTATCGCTTCGGTTTGGTTTTTGAGTCCCATGTCACTCTTGATAACTGGAGTCTCTACTGGGACTGGACACTTTTAGATCAGTTGGCCATCGTGGTTGCTAATAACGATCGTTATGCCAATCGTCCTGACTACTATCTCGCAAGCGGTATCGGGGTTCGTTACTTCTTTTAA